The Belonocnema kinseyi isolate 2016_QV_RU_SX_M_011 chromosome 10, B_treatae_v1, whole genome shotgun sequence genome has a window encoding:
- the LOC117181990 gene encoding LYR motif-containing protein 4, which yields MGLGREAVLKLYGDLIRESRKWHSYNYRTFALRKIRHEFQENKSVTDQSTLKESFVHGQEALELIKRQVVIGNLYSTRPLIIETQSHEEKCVAKAD from the exons ATGGGATTAGGACGTGAAGCAGTTTTGAAACTTTATGGGGATTTAATCAGAGAAAGTAGAAAATGGCATTCTTATAATTACAG AACTTTCGCTCTGCGAAAAATTCGCCACGAGTTTCAGGAAAACAAGTCGGTCACAGATCAATCAACCCTAAAAGAAAGCTTTGTTCATGGACAGGAAGCATTGGAATTAATTAAAAGACAAGTTGTAATCGGAAATCTCTACAGTACGAGACCTTTGATCATAGAAACTCAAAGTCACGAGGAAAAATGTGTAgcaaaagcagattaa